A single Crateriforma conspicua DNA region contains:
- a CDS encoding IS5 family transposase, producing MQAFWCVDGSVIRAHRCAAGMIPQSEENDELVALGRSRGGYLTKIHILCDGQGTLLGITATGGQRHESTELENLIDHCELSLHRYDSRPDAIAGDKGYSSHAIRDRLRELGIEPVIGSKSNESREEEFDREAYRRRNIVERLIGWLKESRRVGTRYDKLACSYLAFVQLAALRRALKLI from the coding sequence ATTCAAGCCTTCTGGTGTGTCGATGGAAGCGTCATCCGTGCGCATCGGTGTGCCGCAGGAATGATTCCACAAAGCGAGGAGAACGACGAACTGGTCGCTTTGGGACGTTCTCGCGGAGGTTACTTGACCAAAATCCATATCCTCTGCGACGGCCAAGGAACGCTGCTGGGAATCACTGCGACCGGTGGACAACGTCATGAATCCACCGAACTGGAGAATCTAATCGACCACTGCGAACTGAGCCTGCATCGCTATGATTCCCGCCCCGACGCAATCGCTGGCGACAAAGGATACAGCAGCCACGCGATTCGAGATCGACTTCGTGAGTTAGGGATCGAGCCAGTGATCGGATCAAAGTCAAACGAATCGCGTGAAGAGGAATTTGATCGCGAAGCCTATCGTCGTCGCAACATCGTCGAACGCTTGATTGGATGGTTAAAAGAATCACGACGGGTTGGAACGCGATACGATAAGCTTGCTTGCTCGTACCTTGCATTCGTGCAACTCGCCGCCCTGCGACGAGCCCTTAAGCTGATTTAG